CTCCCTTCCCTTTCCCAAGCTTAGTCTCCTCTCTTTCTTACCCTTTCTTCCTCTTCATCGATCCAACGGCCAACATCTGTAAATAACATCACCACTGGTTAACactaacaccaccaccaccaatgtgggtcaccatcaccatcataaCTCACAACCACCATCTCTTGTTTCTCCACCGACCGGTGGATAAAAAAAGGCGACGATGATTACCCACCCACTCTTCCTTTGTCGCCACCATTTCCTATTTCTTCTTCGATTGTATAATTGTGTAATAAGGACAGTCATAGTGGTGGTGATAAAGGTGTTTGTTTTCCCATTGTATCAGAGCTGGTGAATGGAAGTAACATGTACTTAAACCCTAGGCGGTGATCTTAGATCTGATAAAATGAAGGCAAAGGTTCGAAACCCTAGGCAACGTCGATCTAAGACGATGTAAGGCACATCGGAGATCGAAGAGGTGGGCTGGTGGTGGTGTTAACAGTAAATGTAGGGATATTCGTATGAAATCCGATGGAGAAGAAACAGAGTCGTCAAAATCCGTCGTCGTCATGCCCTGATTATTCTTTCTTGATTTGCAAGTGGGTTTTGTGATGGAGGCTGGTAGTGGTGTTAACAGTAAATGTGGTTGGTTCGATGGTGGTTTGGGTATCAGTTGGTGGTTCGGTGAATGAGTTGGTGGTTTATCGTTATTTTGAACCGGGGAGTAGGTGGGGTGAAGTGAGAGGCGGCGGTGGTGATCCATTTtccagtggtggtggtggtcaaGTCTTATTCAATAAAATAGAAATATAATtactatttaataattaaaagtaTCAAAAATGTTAAAAGTAAATGAAAAATAGCATTATAGTCTTTTTTATGTGTCACAAAAGATAAAACGTGTAAATTTAAACTAACGAATGATGAAGCGTATTCTTTTAACGGCATAAGAgagagttaatttttaaaaataatgacGGAACGTGCATTTTGACACCTACAAGAGAGACCAATGGTTTTAATTTACCCTAAAAATAtcttattatatttacttgttttaaaaaaattaacctATGACATTTTATATCACTAATCTGCAAGCTATTTTGTGTCATGTGATTTGCACGTGACTTGATTCTGAAAGGTTAAATTGTCTTAAACATGTATTTAAGCAACCACATATTGATGTGAGATAATAGGAATGAATAGGTTTTCATATGAGGAAATTTACTATTTAATAATATctcatataatataatatttaatatatatatatatatatatatatatatatatatatatatatatatatatatatatatatatatatatatatatatatatatatatatatatatataaacttacattaaatattatattatatgagATATTATTAAATAGTTAATTTTCATCAAACGACTTTAACAACTAACTTTATAATTACCAGATAGTTTATCATGCAACAACTAATTTTTTAGCCAAAATCTAATTTTCAACTACAATTTAAATTGTTTTTACAATTATACCAATTTTACATTTGGGAATACAAACTCGAATAAAAAAATGCCAATAACAAGACTCTCTTCTTAAGTTTGTTCTGGAAAGTATGATTATATGGGGCCAAATTATCACTTAATCACAAATCGGCTGATAATTAAGGATAATTCAAATTTTGAAATGattgaaaaataattaaattataaagtATGATAAAAATAAGTTAGGTGAATTATTAATAGGCCCCATTGCGGTTACATTAAATAGAACATACATCCAAGCACTATGGGAATTAAATAAGGAAATTCTTTACCTTTTTCTTTTCAAAGCCATTAAACTGATTTTGTTCAACTAAATCTAAAGCATTGACAAGTTAGAAAATAGATAATTGTAGTCATTAAAAAATCGTCCTTCAAAAAAATCTAAATAAATCAATGTAAATATTATATGTTCATAGTTTCAAtgtaaatttataaaataaatactTTTTTGCACATTTAAACAAAAATCAATCAAAATTTGTGTTGCCGGTTTACAAGATCATAAGTCACGATCACATACATCTGAGCTCATAATTAACATCAGGTGTTTTTAGTAATTTAGAttgtaaaataacaaaaaataattaaatatacaaGCAAAAAAagctaaatttttcaaaaaaatagttGCCGAATATAACCATAATCTTCTTATGATACATTATGATTTATCTCTTAATAGTTAACTAAACAAGACCAATGAAACATCCAAAAATGatgtttatttttaaaattttgaatcgtacaaatatatatattgatgtgGTTTCTTATCACATCAAGAAATGAATTCCCACCTAATTTCACCTTACCAAATCTTTTTTAGAGGCTCACATGTAGATTTGAAATTCAATGagatccaaatgaaaattaaaatatatatatatatatatatatatatatatatatatatatatatatatatatatatatatatatatatatatatatatatatatatatatatatatattaataagacttagctattttattttttattttctttataaatcttaaattttgaattttttattatttgagtattgatttattttcaataaataaataaaaattaaaagcaAGGTTTACATTTATTGATCTAGTGCATATAATTAATAGAAATAAAAACACTAAAATGTTGCAaaataatttaaaagaaaaaaaaaagaaacctaAAAGTTGATTTCAAAATATTTTAAGAGAAATAATAATTTCAATGGGTGCATAGTGCATATCAAATTTAATACCTTCATTAAATTCCAACACATATTAAAACTTTGAGACCATGAAAGCATTTAATTTTGTATGCTTGGTACCATGGGTACATATCTACCTCTCATTCTCTCATATTTAATGCCATTCACTAATATATgtgataaaaaatattgtagattTATATAAGTTTAAATCTTTTTAAAGATCTCAattcattaatttattattattattattttaatatatcaAACAACTATGTACACAACTTGTATTGTAGATGATCTAGGGAATATTTAATTGTCACAAAAACAAAAATGTCATGTTAACAAAGTTGTCTGTTCCTTATAACCAGCATGTAGCTACACGCCTACAACTACAATCACCCAATTGTATTATGTTATCTTTATGGTTTAATTATAgtcatatatttaaataaaaaaaatacaaatatagtCATATTTAATAAGAAATTTCATATAACAGTTGAAAATTTTCTGCTTCCTACAAAATAATGAGTTCAGTGCGAAATCAGTATTTATTTTctgtaaaatttattttttatatggtCCCACCAAAAGAAGGAAAACAAAATTTGGATGAAAATTTAAACAATATTGCAATGCCAAATTGCAATTTAGAATTCCCAATGACATACAATTTCTATAGGGTTTTATGTAGAAAAATCTAATTATTTTGGAaatttttttgataaagtcttaaaagtttttttttaataaaaaaaaatgatattataATGAGAAAATCACATAATTTATCATTTCTTTTTCAAATATAGAATAATATTTTTTTCGTTAATTTCAGCAAAATTCTCAATTTCTACATTCCAAAATCACACTTTCACAAAATCAAATcgttcaaaaacttcaaaaaaaaaaaaggctttTTGGGAAAATCAATATAGAAGCACAAAGTTTCAGTTTCATATTAGGTTGAAAATGTTTTTTTGGGAAAAAAATACTATAAAAGGAACCAATTTCACAGAAAATATCCACTTCAAAAGTTGTGATTGTGcgaaaacttattttttttaatactccatgtttGTTAAAACACTTTAGCGTTTATTTGCATAAAAATATttgacaaaaaaataataataaagttttaaaatatgtaaaaaataacatttaaaaaaaatgctAAAAAGTTTCGTAAACGACTTAAAATAACTTTTAGATCAACAGTTCTTTTGTTTAATATAAAAGCTTTAAATCCATACTCATGGACAAAGATTTTTCTTAAAACCTAAAACCCAATATGTCTTCATTCCACATAAAAACCACATTCCTTGCAATCTAATAAAACGACCCAATAACAATCCGACCCGACCCGACCCAACCCATAATAAGAGGGTCacttcaaggcttcaagttgcaTCATTATCAGCCGTTGGATCAGATGCAACTTTTTTTGCTGGAGAAGATTCAGTTCCAGTTGTGCTCATGGACACCCGCTTCACCCCCCTCCCCACCACCCCAAGATGTGTCACTCCGCCACCACCGGTGGTGGTTTGAGTTGTTGAAACGGTAGTTGACCCGAACCCGAAACTGTCACCAGCTCCAATCCGTGAAGAACTGCCGCCACTAGAACCCTCTCCTCCGCCTCTTGCCGCCATCATTCCAAGTATGTCGGATAGTATGGATGATGGGTTTGATACAATttgctccaaatcttcaagctgacacattttcacaaatataattatttatcatTCAAGAAAACACTCCCAAGAAATGGAATTTGTTAGTATTTTATAAAGATAAATAAAAGAACTAAATTGATACATAAAACAAAGAACTTGATATTTTATAGGGTTAATTTCaataaacatgttttttttatggattaaacttcaaatttattttttgaccttatatattttttattttttttccaaaaaacccCTCAACTTTGAATTTCTTTCCGAAAAAAAACCTCAACCTTCTAAAGGTTtccaaataaaccctcaacttttttagtttttctcaaaaaaaaaaaaaccctcgcattttacaatttttttggTAAAAATTACTAAAAGGGCAAAATCGGAAAATATGAAAAAATACGATCTTTTTCAGGCAAAAAAAAATTGAGGTttaatccataaaaatcatgaaatATAAGGTTTTTGTTAGATTAGCCCTAATTTATAAAGATGATCTTTGATTAAATAGAAATACCTCACTAAAAAACTGCATGGAAGTTTGAAATACATAACGTATGAAttttaaatagtaaaaaaaatgtatattataatttatcactttaaatttttgtttatgtatatatataagattaaataCATAATGAAATTCTAAAAtacaagtataatgaaaaattacttttagttatttatgaaaaataacaaaaaatatgaGTTTTGAAAAAAATTTACATAAATTATTGTTGTTTGAAGACTATATATTTATatgaataaacataaaaaatggttaatctaaaaaaaaacttatattttgtattttttccGGATGaaacctcaaatttattttttgcctgaaaaagacattttatttttttattttttccgaAAAAACCCTCAACTTTGAATTTTTTCCGAAATGAAACCTTCAACCTTCTAAATGTTTACAAATAAACCCTCAGCTTTTATAGTTTTCCTAAAAAAAAACCCTcatattttacaatttttttggCAAAAATGAATATAAGGGCAAAATCGGGAAAATTGAAAAAATACAAGGCAAAAAATAAATTCGAGGTTTAATCcgcaaaaaaacacaaaatataaggtcttatTTTAGGTTAACCCTATAAAAAAATAATGGGTTTACATTTACCTTTTTTTCAAGCTCAGTAGAAAGACCAGTGAGAATctcaatctctttttctttttcagaaatcGGATCATTCGTTTGTGAAGCATTAGAAGATTGTCTACCAAGAACACTCGATTCACAATTCCCAGATAAACTTTCCACTTCACTTTTAAGCCTCTTTAAACGAGATTTGCAAACTGAAATCGCCTTTTGACAATAAGGAATTGCTTCTTGACCCTTTGACCCGATTTCTAAGCATAAACATATCCGAAAGTTCCTGAAATTTTATGTTTTAAGAAAAGATCAGAATTCAGAAACTCAAGTAAAGGGTAAAGTCGGAATTTAAAAAAGTATTGATCTTGAGAAAAGAAAGGATACAGTTCGGCTATGTGGCGACTGTCTGGTTCAGCTAGGCGTTCCAACATTGATAAAGCTTTCAGATAATCACTCAGGGAAGTTTCAACATCCTCTGTAAGGGCAAAATTGGAATTTTAGAAAGTTGAAGGTAAGTCAAGTTAGCAATTAGCAAAATGTGAAATATGCATACCTCTTTCCAAGGCTACCTCTGCTAAAGCTGAAAGAATGTCTACTTTCTCCATTGTGTCGCCTGGTTGTTTTTCCGAAATTGCCCTTGCGACATCAAGCATTTTCCAAGCTAAATCAAGGTCAGAttcgtcttcttcttcatcctcacCCTCACTtccttcatcatcttcatcttgatcttccaCTTCAAAAAACCATGAACACAAAAATCTCATTGTCATCCTTATTTGTATTGTGGAAAACATTTTCTAATATCATTGATGTGAATTGTGAAGATTTGAAGTACCTTCTTTAGTTTTGCTTGAAACAGAAGTTTCCCCACTTTCAGCTGATTTAGTGGATCCTTTTTCAGTGGATTCTTTCTTGGAAACAGTACCAGAGACTAATGGATCGGATTCCTCTTGAGCTTTGTATAGAAGTGCACATCCGTATTTGTAATATGATCTCACACATTCAGGTGCAAGCTCGCCATAATGCGCAGCTCTGATACAACAAAAGTGAAATCATCTTCAATATTCGAAAGAACATGTCTCATATCATTTGGAAATAACATTACACTCACAGCAGAAGTTAACATAGAAAATTCAACATACATCGCACATTCTTCAGAATCAACAAATTACAACAAATTTGTTAATTAAAACTGTATGCTTCTCCGGGAAACAAAATTACACTTCAAAACATGGTTTGTTTGCTTTCAACAAAGCAGAAGCCGAGATTATCCGCATAAATCAACAGGAAAAGAGACTTCTACatgattaattgaattaaaacaGTATGTAGAGTTAGAAACCCTAACCTGATTTCTAGGGCACGACTGAAGCAATCAGTAGCTTCGGCGTAGTCTTCTTCTTTGTTAGCCTTCGATCCTCTGTCCATCAACTCTTCAGCGTACTCGAGTGACTTCTCCCTTTCTCCATCGGACGTCAGCCCCGATGTCTCGACAGCGTTATTGTTGTTGCACGAAGAGGCTGTGCCACCCTGACCTGTGGAGTCGATGGTGGCATCAACAGATGCAGGCGCTTGATTGCCGTTTGGTGCAAGATCTTGTGAAGTCGGAGCTTCGTCCGCCATTGATGGAGGGAAAATGGAAATGAAAACCCTTCGAATTAGAGAAGTGAATGGCGCTTTGCTTTGATTTCTTTCAAGTTTTTCACCTGTGCCTTTGAAGCCCTTGGCGGAAAAGTGAATatatattttctgccaaaaagaaGCGGGTCGGACTACAACAGCTATTTGATAATGTATAATTTTCTAATTGGTCCCTTCATTTTGAAATATATGTAACTTGCTCTTATTGTTTAAAATTTTATGAGATTTTAGTCCAAAAGTATTAAAGCAACTTCTATTTATTGTGATATACATTATATCTTTCGTTTTATAGTTCTtccttgagtaaattacacgaatggtccctatggtttagggtaatttgcacgtttggttcctaacttatttttttaacttggaaagttcctattgtttgtttttgttacgcgtttggtctctactgtttgtttttgttacacgtttagTTTTTATCTTACCTAAaacaaactattatttaaatagagaaaaaatgGTGAGATAAGTAAGGTAAGGTGAAGGGatggggttggggtgtgtttatttaaataaattaaaaaatcaatggcaaaatagtctttttatgtaagacagggaccaagcggttaacaaaaataaacagtaaggaccttccgagtaaaaaaataagttaagaaccaaacatgcaaattaccgtaaaccataaggaccattcatgtaatttgcATTTTGAAATATATGTAACTAGCTTTcgattgtttaaatttttatatggttttagtaaaaaaataaaaaataaaaaaaaaataagcaaCTTCAACTCATCgtgatatatattatatattcttTTAAACTAGTTGTAAAACTTGTATGTTATACGGGTTAcgtaaaacaaaaaattaaaatatgaaaggttaaataaaaatttgtttagatttgaaatttaaattttaaaggaaacatattaaatactatatgaatagtaatattataatttattgggtatttttaattaaggaaattattaattgaggtgtaaatatgatgtgttaattaagaaaagattaaaaaataagaaaatgacaaatggaaaaaacatttattcaaaaatactaaaaaatgacatgtgtcaaagtTAATGAAAGAGTGTcatgtggcaaaattatttttatttattagaacaTTGGGTGTGGGCAACAAGGTGCAACACCAAGTTGTGCCACCTCACATGCCACATAAGcaaatggtgttataacaccaagtgAGGAAATGGGCAACAAGATGCAAAGATGTAACACCaacattttgaaaataaatatttttatttttgtattttttttttttactacttcgttttttttaccttttttttttgttttcgttttttttttctttttgcatttttttaataactaatatatttttttataaaacatataattttaaaaacaaaaaaaaatacataatatttaaaatctaaaatccgattacaattaaaaaaacataattttaaacctAAATTAATAACTAAAATAACATTGAAATCACTActaaataccacacacaaatccTAATCAACCCAAATATTTTTTCCTAATTTGTTCCTTCATTGCTTGTAGCACCGCTAGATCAGCAGGTGCTAAACCCTCCTCGCTTGTCCGAAGAATTGACAACTGTTGTGTCATTAGTTCCCTCTCTTTTTGCTCTTGCTTCTCCTGTGTCTGCCTTTCCAGAAATTCCAAATGACGACGTTTCaactcatttttttcttttattaacaaATTATGTTCGTCGAATTTCGCTCTCATTTCCGCCGCATCTTTTGCTCTCGTCTCCACCTCCTCCGCATGTCTTGCAGCGCGCCTCGCTTTGTCGCGTCCGGGCGGTCATCGTGGTGGGGATATCTCTTGGATATCATCCGGGATCTCATCATCATCGGCGTTTAGGTCGATGTTAGTCCGTGCGTCCGACACGTCGACCGAACTAGAATTGCGAGACCTTTTGGATTGAACCTCCGACGATGTAGGCGTTTTATTCCACTTTGGATCCGCTCGCAACaattcccatgatttttcaaagtcgAAAACATGACCCATTTCGACCCGATATTGTTCCTTAGCAGCTTTTAACAAATCAAAGTCGTTGGTTCCACTTTGTTGTTGCGCCGCAATCTGGTTGTAAATACCGTTGAATTTGCTGCACCGCTTAGTTATCATACCCCATTTGCTGCTCAACATGTCGTTGTTGCGATAcggatttttcttttaaaatagcGTGAAACTTGTCGAGCACCGCCCCCCAATAAGCTCTTTTTTTCATTCAATTTCCACGAAGTTCGTCCTTTGAAGTAGCACACCAAGCCACCGTCAAAGCGTATTCCTCCTCCGGTGTCCACCATTGTGGAACGTCTGCATTTTCAGATTCCACCGCTATTGATTTCCCTTTTGAttttcctttccctttccctttcctACTACTTACTGCTTCCACTTGAACTGTTGGTTGTGTTGTAGGCGACGGTTGATTGGTTGTTTGTTGCATCGAATCAAAAGTAGAGAAAAGATTTTGTTGTAAATTTGGGTTTTGACCAAATTGATTTTGTTGAACGTAAGGTGAGTTGGGAAATTGCAGTGGCGGTGAAGCGGCACCttggtatggtatttgtggtgaaCCTTGAGACGACAAAAGGTTAAAATAATTTTCATACCCCGCAAATCCGAGAGGCGAGGTTGTGTTTGGGTTTGATGATGGAGGGGGGGTGTTTGGGTTTTGCTCCATTTTTTGAATTAAAGATATAGatatagagagaatgagagaaaatGTGTATAAAGatatagagagaatgagagaaaggtatataaaaaatgaaataaagtgtatgtatatatataaatggtaaaaaagtaagttttttttttttaaattgaccgTTTAATAACGGTAAAATATGTGCAACGTATATTTTTTTTGGCGTTACAACTCGTTTCCAAAGCAACGAGAAGCAACGGCTAGGGGGCGGTGTTCACCGCGTTATGACGGCGTCGTGCAATGCCACGTGGGTCTCGTAGCTTCTCGTCGAGGCCCATACCGACTTGTCTTAGGGAGGATATGCAAGAATGGCTTAATTACACTTTTGGTATGTTTATAAGTAAAATTTTGATAATTACATTTGGTATCCGTAGTTTTAGTTTAGGGAACGACTGAATTATACTATGTTCCTTATAGTCTAAAATTTTGCATTGGTAA
The genomic region above belongs to Lactuca sativa cultivar Salinas chromosome 4, Lsat_Salinas_v11, whole genome shotgun sequence and contains:
- the LOC111918976 gene encoding uncharacterized protein LOC111918976 — translated: MADEAPTSQDLAPNGNQAPASVDATIDSTGQGGTASSCNNNNAVETSGLTSDGEREKSLEYAEELMDRGSKANKEEDYAEATDCFSRALEIRAAHYGELAPECVRSYYKYGCALLYKAQEESDPLVSGTVSKKESTEKGSTKSAESGETSVSSKTKEVEDQDEDDEGSEGEDEEEDESDLDLAWKMLDVARAISEKQPGDTMEKVDILSALAEVALEREDVETSLSDYLKALSMLERLAEPDSRHIAELNFRICLCLEIGSKGQEAIPYCQKAISVCKSRLKRLKSEVESLSGNCESSVLGRQSSNASQTNDPISEKEKEIEILTGLSTELEKKLEDLEQIVSNPSSILSDILGMMAARGGGEGSSGGSSSRIGAGDSFGFGSTTVSTTQTTTGGGGVTHLGVVGRGVKRVSMSTTGTESSPAKKVASDPTADNDAT